Proteins encoded together in one uncultured Sphaerochaeta sp. window:
- a CDS encoding tripartite tricarboxylate transporter TctB family protein, which translates to MPHIDYKLSTSHWIFPPIIMGILAFFAIIMLIQRALKCKRQGTPFFNFKNYHFFEKDWDKVRLPGTLILLVLYIPSMELLGFLPASIIFIFLFNVLFVGIHQLSSIPVAFKTKKFWSNHDFRSLLISLIIAVFSSLLIWFFFGQVFKITLP; encoded by the coding sequence ATGCCGCATATTGATTACAAACTTTCAACGTCCCACTGGATCTTCCCTCCGATCATCATGGGAATCCTGGCCTTCTTTGCCATCATCATGCTGATCCAGCGTGCATTGAAGTGCAAGAGACAGGGAACGCCGTTCTTCAATTTCAAGAACTATCATTTCTTTGAGAAGGACTGGGATAAGGTACGACTACCAGGAACCTTGATCCTTCTTGTCTTGTATATTCCCTCTATGGAATTGCTCGGGTTTCTTCCTGCATCGATTATTTTTATCTTCTTATTCAATGTATTGTTTGTAGGGATTCACCAGCTCTCCTCCATCCCCGTTGCCTTCAAGACCAAGAAATTCTGGTCGAACCATGACTTCAGGTCCTTGCTGATCTCCCTGATTATTGCCGTGTTTTCTTCACTGCTAATCTGGTTCTTTTTCGGCCAGGTCTTCAAGATTACCCTGCCGTAA
- a CDS encoding IclR family transcriptional regulator, with product MPNDTDKYNIKAVSRCFQILDYAAEQSGPISIQDVCTALDTNSNMAFRLLASLQSSGYMTKDPYTGLYAISLKTLKLSRSALHSQEIRKVTMPYLELLWNQFPKANVNMAVFYNGEVLMLDRIDTQSTPRTYFTPGRQLPIHCTALGKVLTSELEENQVDALLKEKGLTKYTEQTITDPVAFKKELAKVRSEGCARDRNEFIDGDNCSAVPVRGRDGKIIAGISVSALVSNMSVEEIERAIPRLKDTASRISYMMGFTTTPVL from the coding sequence ATGCCGAATGACACTGACAAATACAACATCAAAGCTGTTTCTCGTTGCTTCCAGATACTCGACTATGCCGCTGAGCAAAGTGGCCCCATCTCCATCCAGGACGTCTGTACCGCCTTGGACACCAACAGCAATATGGCTTTTCGCCTGTTGGCAAGCTTACAGAGTTCCGGGTACATGACCAAAGACCCATACACCGGCTTGTATGCGATCAGCCTGAAGACGCTCAAACTCAGCAGAAGTGCACTTCACTCCCAGGAAATTCGGAAAGTTACCATGCCCTACCTTGAGCTTCTGTGGAATCAATTCCCCAAGGCAAACGTCAATATGGCAGTCTTCTACAACGGTGAAGTACTTATGCTCGACCGAATTGACACCCAGAGCACTCCTCGTACCTATTTCACCCCAGGCAGGCAGCTACCCATTCACTGTACGGCACTGGGAAAAGTACTTACCAGCGAACTGGAAGAAAATCAGGTGGATGCCCTGCTCAAGGAAAAAGGCCTTACCAAGTATACTGAGCAGACCATCACCGACCCAGTCGCGTTCAAGAAAGAGCTTGCAAAGGTTCGCAGTGAAGGTTGCGCCCGTGACCGCAATGAGTTCATCGACGGAGATAACTGCTCTGCTGTTCCAGTAAGAGGAAGGGATGGGAAAATTATTGCTGGCATCAGCGTAAGTGCCCTGGTATCCAATATGAGTGTGGAAGAGATTGAGAGAGCCATTCCTCGTCTCAAGGATACTGCTTCCAGAATCTCTTATATGATGGGATTCACCACAACTCCGGTTCTGTAA
- a CDS encoding tripartite tricarboxylate transporter permease, with product MEIFAFGPLQIMMSLLGVVIGVVFGSLPGMTATMAIAIFLPLTYAYSLTTSLFLLLGLYVGGISGGLIPAILLNIPGTPSSICTGFDGFPMAKRGEGLRALRIGITASLVGGLISLASLWFFTPPLARLAINFSAIEKFLIIVFALTIIAALSKGSMIKGIFAGFAGVLISLIGQFADNNTMRMVPKLFRVDLRMGFQLLPVLIGLFALVQIFQEAETGIKEEHQDIDLNHETRKFSFKDFKGQGFNLIRSGLIGTFVGVLPGVGGSAASLLSYSQAKSMSKHPEKFGTGYIGGLVASEGANNGLTGGALIPLLSLGIPGDSTTAVLIGAFMLQGIQVGPLFITNNPDIWKTILVAMGVANIFMYIVMFYPIKYIVKVINFPKARIYPVIILLCTVGSYATQNGNMFDVWAMLFFGVVGYFFAKFKYSIPSFLIGFILGSDLEKYFVDSIKGSGGDLMTFFSRPIGNVIWVLIVISLVYAFYDEWKTKRLARKAKK from the coding sequence ATGGAAATTTTTGCATTCGGACCGCTACAGATTATGATGTCTCTTTTAGGCGTAGTAATCGGTGTTGTATTTGGCTCCCTTCCCGGCATGACAGCAACGATGGCGATTGCCATCTTCCTTCCCCTTACCTATGCATATAGTCTTACCACCAGTCTGTTCCTTTTACTGGGACTCTATGTTGGTGGTATCTCAGGCGGTTTGATCCCTGCTATCCTGTTGAATATTCCTGGTACTCCTTCTTCTATCTGTACTGGGTTTGACGGATTCCCCATGGCAAAGCGTGGAGAGGGACTCAGAGCACTCAGGATTGGTATCACCGCAAGTCTGGTTGGTGGACTTATCAGTCTTGCCAGCCTCTGGTTCTTTACCCCACCACTTGCACGCCTGGCGATCAACTTTTCTGCCATTGAGAAGTTCCTTATCATTGTATTTGCCCTGACCATCATTGCTGCCTTGAGCAAGGGAAGTATGATCAAGGGAATCTTTGCCGGTTTTGCCGGTGTACTGATCTCCCTCATTGGGCAGTTTGCTGACAACAATACGATGCGTATGGTTCCTAAGTTGTTCCGTGTTGATTTACGCATGGGCTTCCAGCTTCTACCTGTCCTGATTGGTCTTTTTGCCTTGGTACAGATTTTCCAGGAGGCTGAGACCGGCATCAAGGAAGAGCATCAGGATATTGACCTGAACCATGAGACCCGTAAGTTCTCTTTCAAGGATTTCAAGGGACAGGGATTTAATCTGATTCGTAGTGGTCTTATCGGAACCTTTGTCGGGGTTCTTCCTGGTGTTGGAGGCTCAGCAGCTTCCTTGCTCTCCTATTCACAGGCAAAGAGCATGAGTAAGCATCCAGAGAAGTTCGGTACCGGATATATTGGTGGATTGGTCGCAAGTGAAGGGGCCAACAACGGTTTGACCGGTGGTGCCTTGATCCCCTTGCTTTCCCTTGGTATTCCCGGTGACAGTACCACTGCAGTACTTATCGGAGCCTTTATGCTTCAGGGAATCCAAGTTGGACCGCTGTTCATCACCAATAATCCTGATATCTGGAAAACAATCCTGGTTGCCATGGGTGTTGCAAATATCTTCATGTACATTGTGATGTTCTATCCGATTAAGTACATTGTTAAGGTCATCAACTTCCCTAAGGCGAGAATATATCCTGTCATCATCCTGCTCTGTACGGTCGGAAGCTACGCGACCCAGAACGGAAATATGTTTGATGTATGGGCAATGCTCTTCTTTGGTGTGGTTGGATACTTCTTTGCAAAGTTCAAGTACAGCATTCCCTCATTCCTCATCGGCTTCATTCTTGGTAGTGACCTGGAGAAGTACTTTGTTGATTCAATCAAGGGGTCTGGAGGGGACTTGATGACATTCTTCTCCCGCCCGATCGGGAACGTCATCTGGGTCCTGATTGTGATCTCCTTGGTATACGCTTTCTATGATGAGTGGAAGACAAAGAGACTGGCGAGGAAGGCAAAAAAATGA
- a CDS encoding nucleotidyl transferase AbiEii/AbiGii toxin family protein codes for MNLKELTEQERVDIQSFISETFPAMPFSTRPFTVKIVPAERTFLEKAFLLHEEFHKPTSEMRTNRMSRHLYDLEKMMDTPIAHKAIQDRNLYNEIVTHRKKYIGLKGFDYASLAPEHINFIPPTAISHHWKRDYQAMRENIIYGPSIDYETLIKRIRILNVRFNQSAMVIKIE; via the coding sequence ATGAATCTCAAAGAGCTAACAGAACAAGAACGAGTTGATATCCAATCTTTTATCTCCGAAACTTTCCCAGCCATGCCTTTTTCCACAAGACCCTTCACAGTAAAGATTGTTCCCGCCGAACGAACCTTTCTTGAAAAGGCCTTCCTTCTCCATGAAGAATTCCATAAACCAACCAGTGAAATGCGTACAAATCGGATGAGTCGCCATTTATATGACCTTGAAAAAATGATGGATACCCCAATAGCTCACAAAGCGATTCAAGATAGAAACCTTTATAATGAGATTGTCACTCATAGAAAAAAATACATTGGTCTCAAAGGGTTTGATTATGCTTCGCTTGCACCAGAACATATTAATTTCATTCCTCCGACTGCAATTTCTCATCATTGGAAACGAGATTATCAAGCTATGAGGGAGAATATCATATATGGACCATCCATAGACTATGAGACCCTGATTAAACGGATTAGAATTCTGAATGTTCGCTTCAACCAGTCTGCAATGGTGATTAAAATAGAATGA
- a CDS encoding AEC family transporter: protein MDLANLWNLQGQLFALLAVGALLRKVGLFSEHTKGFLTDLVLYVTLPSSIILSFRMDVSRKILLSFSIIFFVSVGIQLFCFLLSKVTYGKQEQGKKSVLRYGLLVSNAGFLGLPIAGELFGAAGFMYASIYLIPQRIVMWTAGLSIFSPAAVNRKQAALKVILHPCMVAVYIGLLWMVFPVKIPSFMEMTLSSLASCTTALSMMLIGSLFAEMKKEHLRIDRNLVSFSLLRLGFIPLVSFVATKLLGLDPLIIGVSVILAAMPGGSSTVILASKYGRDTIYASKLVIVSTFLSLVSIPIWGMVL, encoded by the coding sequence ATGGATCTCGCGAATCTATGGAATCTGCAAGGGCAACTCTTCGCCTTGTTGGCGGTAGGGGCATTGCTTCGAAAAGTAGGGTTGTTCAGTGAGCACACAAAGGGGTTCCTGACTGACCTCGTGCTCTATGTGACCCTACCGAGCAGTATTATTCTCTCCTTCAGGATGGATGTTAGTAGGAAGATATTACTCTCCTTCTCCATAATCTTTTTTGTGTCAGTAGGAATACAACTGTTCTGTTTCCTGCTCTCCAAGGTGACCTATGGTAAGCAGGAGCAGGGAAAGAAGAGTGTCTTACGCTATGGGCTTTTGGTCTCCAATGCAGGATTTCTTGGACTGCCCATTGCAGGAGAACTCTTCGGGGCTGCAGGATTCATGTATGCATCGATTTACCTGATCCCCCAGCGAATAGTCATGTGGACCGCCGGTCTTTCCATTTTCAGCCCAGCGGCAGTCAACAGGAAGCAGGCTGCACTGAAAGTCATTCTCCACCCCTGCATGGTTGCAGTGTACATTGGGCTTCTTTGGATGGTGTTTCCGGTCAAGATTCCTTCCTTTATGGAAATGACGCTCTCTTCTCTCGCTAGCTGTACCACGGCCTTGTCCATGATGCTTATCGGCTCATTGTTTGCTGAGATGAAGAAAGAGCACCTACGTATCGACAGGAATCTTGTGAGTTTTTCCTTGCTGCGCCTTGGCTTTATTCCCTTGGTCTCATTCGTTGCTACAAAGCTTCTTGGCCTCGATCCACTGATCATCGGGGTCTCTGTCATCTTGGCAGCAATGCCTGGGGGATCTTCCACGGTAATCCTGGCCTCCAAATATGGAAGGGATACCATCTATGCTTCAAAGTTGGTCATTGTCAGCACGTTTCTTTCCTTGGTTTCTATTCCGATCTGGGGAATGGTTTTATAG
- a CDS encoding DUF6088 family protein, with the protein MNRNHIPSKAEQVRTQIQSMKEGTIFFPDVFENIGQVALHIILSRLVQQNRIIRLGPGLYLHPRFSNVLGTYATPSLEDIATAIAMKERSRIIPTGSYALYKLGLTMQAPTSAVFLTDGSPRKINLEDGRIIVFKRTTAKNLSFHNPTLQLLVSSIKEIGNGNITPEHREIIQGILSTLHEEELKQDLILAPYWVRELILHERNTIHESQRANRTRTS; encoded by the coding sequence ATGAATCGTAACCACATCCCTTCAAAAGCAGAACAAGTAAGAACTCAGATACAAAGCATGAAGGAAGGAACTATATTCTTTCCTGATGTATTTGAAAATATTGGCCAAGTAGCTCTCCATATAATCCTATCGAGACTGGTGCAACAAAACCGTATCATCCGTTTGGGACCTGGCCTCTACCTACATCCACGTTTTTCAAACGTCTTAGGAACCTATGCAACTCCTTCCCTAGAAGATATTGCGACAGCTATAGCCATGAAGGAGAGATCAAGAATCATTCCTACAGGTTCCTATGCATTGTATAAGTTAGGACTTACCATGCAAGCACCTACATCTGCTGTTTTCCTTACAGATGGCTCTCCTAGAAAGATTAATCTTGAAGATGGAAGAATTATTGTATTCAAGCGCACCACTGCTAAAAATTTATCCTTTCATAATCCAACACTGCAATTGCTTGTTTCAAGTATAAAAGAAATTGGTAACGGTAATATTACTCCCGAACACAGAGAAATTATTCAAGGTATCCTTTCAACATTACATGAAGAAGAATTGAAGCAAGATCTAATCCTTGCACCTTATTGGGTCAGAGAGCTAATTCTACATGAAAGGAATACAATACATGAATCTCAAAGAGCTAACAGAACAAGAACGAGTTGA
- a CDS encoding enolase C-terminal domain-like protein produces MIPYIQKMEVFPVAGKDSMLLNLSGAHGPYFTRNIVILTDSQGNTGVGEVPGGQKITKALEDVKPVVEGSKISEYKQTLLKVKEALGNDENDVRGLQTFDLRTGIHVVTAIEAPLLDLLGKYLEVPVASLLGDGKIRDRVKVLGYLFFIGDRKKTTLPYYADEKNSEDWYRLRHEEALDADAVIELARASQDLYGFKDFKLKGGVLQGKQEIEVIKAMKKAYPDARMTLDPNGGWSLKEAISLCKDMHGILTYCEDPCGAENGYSGREVLSEFRRATGLPTATNMIATDWRQFGHSLELQSVDIPLADCHFWTMSGAVRVGQLCDEFGLTWGSHSNNHFDISLAMIAHVGAAVPGNPTAIDTHWIWQEGIERLSVDPMKIEDGHIALTGKPGLGIEVDRAQVEKAHKLYVDQKLGARDDAEGMQFLIPGWKFDPKSPALVR; encoded by the coding sequence ATGATTCCGTATATTCAGAAAATGGAAGTCTTTCCCGTTGCAGGAAAGGACAGCATGCTGCTGAACCTCAGTGGAGCCCATGGGCCATATTTTACCCGTAATATTGTCATCTTGACCGATAGTCAGGGAAACACCGGAGTAGGTGAGGTCCCCGGTGGCCAGAAGATCACCAAAGCTCTTGAAGATGTGAAACCTGTGGTTGAGGGTTCCAAGATCAGCGAATACAAGCAGACACTCCTGAAGGTCAAGGAAGCACTCGGGAATGATGAAAATGACGTACGTGGTTTGCAAACGTTCGATTTACGTACAGGGATCCACGTAGTTACCGCAATTGAAGCTCCTCTTCTCGACCTTCTGGGCAAGTATCTTGAGGTTCCTGTTGCATCCCTTCTGGGGGATGGGAAGATCAGGGACCGTGTAAAAGTACTCGGGTATCTCTTCTTCATCGGAGATCGCAAGAAGACAACCCTTCCCTATTACGCTGATGAAAAGAACAGTGAGGACTGGTATCGCCTTCGTCATGAAGAAGCACTTGATGCCGACGCGGTGATTGAGCTTGCCAGGGCAAGCCAGGATCTCTATGGCTTCAAGGACTTCAAGCTCAAGGGAGGCGTGTTGCAAGGCAAGCAGGAGATTGAGGTGATCAAGGCCATGAAGAAAGCCTATCCTGATGCCCGTATGACCCTCGATCCTAATGGTGGCTGGTCGCTCAAGGAGGCAATCAGCCTCTGCAAGGATATGCACGGTATCCTTACTTATTGTGAGGATCCTTGTGGTGCAGAGAACGGGTACAGTGGACGGGAGGTTCTCAGTGAGTTCCGTCGTGCTACCGGCCTTCCTACCGCAACGAATATGATTGCCACTGACTGGAGACAGTTCGGTCACTCCCTGGAGTTGCAGAGTGTGGATATCCCTCTTGCCGATTGTCACTTCTGGACGATGAGCGGTGCGGTCAGGGTTGGTCAGCTCTGTGATGAGTTTGGCCTTACTTGGGGTTCACACTCCAATAACCACTTTGATATCTCCCTGGCTATGATCGCCCATGTAGGTGCGGCCGTTCCGGGCAATCCAACGGCAATCGATACACACTGGATCTGGCAGGAGGGAATTGAGCGTCTGAGTGTCGATCCGATGAAGATTGAGGATGGGCATATTGCACTCACCGGTAAGCCAGGACTGGGTATCGAAGTCGACCGAGCCCAGGTTGAGAAAGCGCATAAGCTGTATGTTGACCAGAAGCTTGGCGCACGGGATGATGCAGAGGGTATGCAGTTCCTGATCCCTGGTTGGAAGTTCGATCCCAAGAGCCCTGCTTTGGTTCGCTAA
- a CDS encoding ATP-binding protein — MERTAMNSLVAWKHSLYRKPLLLQGIRQVGKTWLLKEFGRQHYERVAYFNFDEHPEYRQFFESTKDIKRILNNLQFVAGFPITEGTTLIIFDEIQDAPNVLNALKYFHEKGNGYHVACAGSLLGVSLAKPSSFPVGQVDFLKIHPMTFREMLIAEDEKDLVAYLDSKEDGDPIPEAFFNPLLDHFKKYILLGGMPEVVSRWVIERKSESIDSILWSIVQAYERDFAKHPEPREYPKLMHIWHSLPSQLSRENKKFLYQLVKQGARAREYENALYWLVSAEVVTKVTRCTKPALPLSAYEDLSSFKLYSADIGLLRRLSQLDISSFLNPVQLFSEFKGSFAENYILQSLSAAFSVPLRYWTSSDNRYEVDFLLQYKNLIIPIEVKADKNISSSSLKAIKRLHEDAFPLRVRYSLQNLKFDGDILNIPLFMADWSEQLITRVLGMKTE; from the coding sequence ATGGAAAGAACTGCTATGAACTCTCTCGTGGCATGGAAACACTCTTTGTATCGTAAACCACTGCTTTTGCAGGGTATCCGTCAGGTGGGTAAGACCTGGTTGCTCAAGGAGTTTGGGAGACAACACTACGAGCGAGTTGCATATTTCAACTTTGATGAACATCCTGAATATAGGCAATTTTTTGAGTCCACCAAAGATATCAAACGTATATTGAACAATCTTCAATTCGTTGCAGGATTTCCTATAACTGAGGGCACTACGTTGATTATCTTTGATGAGATCCAGGACGCTCCAAATGTCCTAAATGCATTGAAGTATTTTCATGAGAAAGGGAATGGGTACCATGTTGCTTGTGCTGGATCCTTGCTGGGGGTCTCTCTTGCCAAACCATCTTCTTTTCCAGTTGGACAGGTTGATTTCCTGAAAATTCACCCAATGACTTTCAGGGAGATGCTCATTGCGGAGGACGAGAAAGATTTGGTGGCATATCTGGATTCCAAGGAAGATGGTGATCCAATCCCTGAGGCTTTTTTCAACCCACTGCTAGATCACTTTAAAAAGTATATTCTGCTTGGAGGGATGCCTGAGGTAGTCTCGCGGTGGGTAATTGAGCGAAAGAGTGAAAGCATAGACTCAATTCTCTGGTCGATTGTCCAAGCCTATGAGAGAGATTTTGCAAAACATCCTGAACCTAGAGAGTATCCAAAGCTGATGCATATTTGGCATTCTCTTCCCTCTCAGTTGTCAAGAGAAAATAAGAAATTCTTATATCAACTCGTTAAGCAGGGAGCAAGAGCCAGGGAGTACGAGAATGCATTGTATTGGTTGGTTTCGGCGGAGGTGGTCACCAAGGTAACACGATGCACCAAGCCTGCACTGCCCTTGTCAGCCTACGAAGATCTTTCATCTTTCAAGCTCTATTCCGCCGATATCGGTTTGCTCAGAAGGTTGTCCCAACTAGATATTTCCTCATTTCTTAACCCAGTCCAATTGTTTTCAGAATTTAAAGGTTCCTTTGCTGAGAACTATATTTTGCAGTCTCTCTCTGCTGCTTTCTCTGTGCCTCTTAGGTATTGGACAAGTAGCGACAATCGTTATGAAGTTGATTTTCTTCTGCAATACAAAAATCTTATTATTCCTATTGAAGTGAAGGCTGATAAAAATATTTCGAGTTCCTCGTTGAAGGCGATAAAGCGACTCCATGAAGATGCCTTTCCGCTGAGGGTACGGTATTCTTTGCAGAATCTTAAGTTTGATGGAGATATACTCAATATTCCGCTATTTATGGCTGACTGGAGTGAGCAACTCATAACTAGGGTTTTAGGGATGAAAACCGAGTAA
- a CDS encoding dihydrodipicolinate synthase family protein — MDTSFIKGIIPPIVTPITEDEKVDEASLRKVVDFVIEGGCSGILAFGSNGEFYMMEEGEMEEALKIMVEQCAGRVPIYMGVGAIRTSKCVRLARMGVRLGARSVSILQPMFLKPTEEELKQHFRTIAAAVSEVPVLLYNNPGRCGYAMSQDLVQELAHSIPNLVGMKDSSGDLTQTMEFVRRNADIGFKVLSGKDTLIYSGLGVGAVGAVCSTANYLPRLVCSIYEKYVAGDIKGSLEAQQRLNPIRLATDKSSFPVATKDLANLVGTRVGRPYLPTMPSPAAQMENLRQSLIDGGFDVVE; from the coding sequence ATGGATACGAGTTTCATCAAGGGGATCATACCCCCGATCGTGACCCCGATCACGGAAGACGAGAAGGTGGACGAGGCGTCGCTGAGGAAGGTGGTGGACTTTGTCATCGAGGGGGGATGCTCCGGCATCCTTGCCTTCGGGTCGAACGGCGAGTTCTACATGATGGAAGAGGGCGAGATGGAAGAGGCCCTGAAGATCATGGTGGAGCAGTGCGCAGGGCGGGTGCCTATCTACATGGGAGTGGGGGCGATACGCACGAGCAAGTGTGTGCGCCTGGCGAGGATGGGTGTGCGCCTTGGGGCGAGGAGCGTGTCGATCCTGCAGCCGATGTTCCTGAAGCCGACGGAGGAGGAGCTGAAGCAGCACTTCCGTACCATAGCCGCTGCAGTGAGCGAGGTGCCGGTGCTGCTGTACAACAACCCCGGCAGATGCGGGTACGCGATGAGCCAGGACCTGGTCCAGGAGCTGGCGCACAGCATCCCCAACCTGGTGGGGATGAAGGACTCGAGCGGGGACCTGACGCAGACGATGGAGTTCGTGAGGCGGAACGCCGACATCGGCTTCAAGGTGCTGAGCGGGAAGGATACGCTGATCTACTCGGGCCTTGGGGTCGGGGCGGTCGGTGCGGTGTGCTCGACGGCGAACTACCTGCCGCGTCTGGTGTGCTCGATCTACGAGAAGTATGTGGCCGGAGACATCAAGGGATCGCTTGAGGCGCAGCAGAGGCTGAACCCGATCCGCCTGGCCACCGACAAGTCGAGCTTCCCGGTGGCAACGAAGGACCTGGCGAACCTGGTGGGGACAAGGGTGGGCAGGCCCTACCTTCCCACGATGCCAAGCCCGGCCGCTCAGATGGAGAACCTCCGTCAGAGCCTCATCGATGGTGGCTTCGACGTCGTGGAATAA
- a CDS encoding UxaA family hydrolase, with the protein MNALLLKIDPRDTVAIITEASRKGDVVDGITLLSDIPQGHKVALQDMQKGDEVIRYGVVLGYLLEGVKKGAWINENSLELPLQPPLEALSFNEPEDVVLPQPKRTTFLGYENPRGGYAGTRNIFAITTTVQCVSGVVDQLVKRIQSELLPQYPNVDGVVAINHAYGCGVAINAPDAVVPIRSIKNTIKNPNFGGEIMVVGLGCEKLTVDKLLSDEENTPENVIILQDYPGFGPMMDALLAMAKTKLKRLDKRKRTTLPLEKLCVGMQCGGSDAFSGVTANPSAGYASDLLVSGGATVMFSEVTEVRDGVHLLAERCKDEKALKKLVAEIGWYDEYLAKGSVDRSANPTPGNKQGGLSNIVEKAMGSIVKSGHAPIVEVLGPGELPTKKGLIFAATPASDIVCGPSQLASGMTVQVFMTGRGTPYGLAEAPVIKVSSRNAMKNMWQDLIDLDAGSIATGEETVEVVGERLFNLILDVASGKKPFSEQYGLNNFLCFFNPAPIT; encoded by the coding sequence ATGAATGCATTGCTCCTGAAGATCGATCCCAGGGATACGGTAGCCATTATTACTGAAGCCTCCCGCAAGGGAGATGTGGTTGATGGTATCACGCTCCTCTCTGATATTCCCCAGGGTCATAAGGTGGCCCTGCAGGATATGCAGAAAGGGGATGAGGTTATCCGCTACGGAGTAGTGCTTGGCTATTTGCTTGAAGGAGTGAAGAAGGGTGCTTGGATTAATGAAAACTCCCTTGAGTTGCCTCTTCAGCCACCTCTGGAGGCGCTCTCCTTCAACGAGCCTGAGGATGTAGTGCTTCCCCAACCAAAACGCACTACCTTCCTGGGATATGAGAATCCAAGGGGGGGGTATGCCGGAACACGTAACATCTTTGCCATTACCACCACGGTACAGTGTGTCAGTGGGGTGGTGGACCAATTGGTGAAACGAATTCAGTCTGAATTGCTTCCTCAGTATCCAAATGTTGATGGAGTGGTTGCCATAAATCATGCTTATGGGTGTGGAGTTGCGATCAACGCACCTGATGCTGTTGTTCCTATCCGATCGATCAAGAATACCATCAAGAATCCCAACTTTGGGGGTGAAATCATGGTGGTGGGGCTTGGTTGTGAGAAACTCACCGTCGATAAGCTACTCAGTGATGAAGAGAATACCCCAGAGAATGTCATAATCCTTCAGGACTATCCAGGCTTCGGGCCCATGATGGATGCCCTGCTTGCGATGGCAAAGACCAAGCTCAAGCGTCTTGATAAGCGTAAACGTACCACCTTGCCTCTCGAGAAGCTTTGTGTTGGCATGCAGTGTGGGGGCAGTGATGCTTTCAGCGGTGTGACGGCCAATCCAAGTGCGGGCTATGCGAGTGACCTCCTTGTCTCAGGTGGTGCCACGGTGATGTTCAGTGAGGTCACTGAGGTCCGTGACGGTGTGCATCTTCTTGCCGAGCGTTGCAAGGACGAGAAAGCTCTCAAGAAGTTGGTTGCTGAAATCGGTTGGTATGATGAATACCTTGCAAAGGGAAGTGTGGATCGCAGTGCAAACCCTACTCCTGGAAATAAGCAGGGTGGTCTTTCCAATATTGTTGAGAAAGCGATGGGTTCAATCGTGAAGAGTGGACATGCTCCCATAGTCGAGGTGCTCGGCCCTGGTGAGCTTCCTACCAAGAAAGGGCTCATATTCGCTGCCACCCCAGCGAGCGATATTGTCTGCGGTCCCAGCCAGCTTGCCAGCGGAATGACCGTACAGGTCTTCATGACCGGACGTGGAACACCCTATGGTTTGGCAGAAGCTCCGGTCATCAAGGTTTCCAGCCGTAATGCGATGAAGAATATGTGGCAGGATCTGATCGATCTTGATGCAGGCTCCATTGCTACCGGTGAGGAGACTGTCGAAGTGGTTGGGGAGCGCTTGTTCAATCTGATCCTGGATGTGGCAAGTGGAAAGAAACCGTTCAGTGAACAGTATGGGCTGAACAATTTCCTCTGTTTCTTCAATCCAGCTCCGATTACATAA